The Flavobacterium sp. M31R6 nucleotide sequence GAAAATTAATATATAAAAATATGACTAAAGCCTTTATGGCATTGGCATTAATATTTGTGATTTCGGCTTGCGAAGACAGTTTTGAAAATGGTGGTTTTGAGGTTGATTCTCCCTCAAATGTTACTGCTTTTAAAATAAATGGAGTAAATGGAAGCATTGACCAGAAGACAGGAAAAATAAATGTTACGATGCCTTACGGCTCTGAAATTACTGCCGTCACTCCGGAAATCGCATTACAAGAAGGGGCAACAACAAATTTGGATCTAACAAAACCGATAAATTTTACGAACCCGGTTAAGTTTAGAGTTGTGAATGGTAATTTGTATAAAGATTATACCGTTACGGTTGTGGTCTTGAGTCCCATTAAGAGTTTTAAAATCAATTCTGTTGCCGCAATAATCAATGATGTAAATAAAACGATTACAATGACTTTGCCTGAAAATACCAATTTGAAGGCTTTGCAACCTGTAATTGAATTAACGGAAGGAGTTTCAATAGCTCCTGCATCAGGAACTACTATTGACTTTACTAATCCGGTTATTTTCGTAGTAACATCTAATGGAAAAAGCGTTAACTATACCGCAAATATAGGCGTACCAGTAACTGGTTTAGTCGTTGCTTTCTTAGGAACGGCGGCAACTAGAGCAGGAATAACAAATATGGATGAAATTACTGCTGCAGACTGGTTGTTCCAAAATTTTCCTGGAGCAAAATACATATCATTTGACAGTATTCTGAAAGGAGCGGATTTAAGTGGTATAAATGTAATATGGTGGCATTTTGATTCTGCCACGAATTTGCCTGCAGTGGCTTACAATCCTGTTGTAACGGATGCTTTGAAAAATTACCGTACCAATGGAGGAAATTTATTATTGACCACTTTTGCATCGCAATATGTTGATGCTTTGGGAATCGTTCCTTCCGGAAAAGGGCCAAACAACGTTTTTGGAGATTTTCCTCCAAATGGATTTGTAGATGGAAATTCATGGGGAATGTCTTTCAAAGGACATGAAAGCCACCCGATTTTCCAAGGGCTGACCACTTATGAAACCGGAAAAGCAAATTTACTTCAAAGCGGTACTTTCAGACAGAATCATACTGCATGGTGGTTTGTTCCAGAATGGGGAGGATATGTTAACGGTGAAGGTTGGAGAAGTCAAACCGGAGGTACAAAT carries:
- a CDS encoding DUF4960 domain-containing protein, with amino-acid sequence MRKLIYKNMTKAFMALALIFVISACEDSFENGGFEVDSPSNVTAFKINGVNGSIDQKTGKINVTMPYGSEITAVTPEIALQEGATTNLDLTKPINFTNPVKFRVVNGNLYKDYTVTVVVLSPIKSFKINSVAAIINDVNKTITMTLPENTNLKALQPVIELTEGVSIAPASGTTIDFTNPVIFVVTSNGKSVNYTANIGVPVTGLVVAFLGTAATRAGITNMDEITAADWLFQNFPGAKYISFDSILKGADLSGINVIWWHFDSATNLPAVAYNPVVTDALKNYRTNGGNLLLTTFASQYVDALGIVPSGKGPNNVFGDFPPNGFVDGNSWGMSFKGHESHPIFQGLTTYETGKANLLQSGTFRQNHTAWWFVPEWGGYVNGEGWRSQTGGTNLASESWDDSLDGRVTIAEWPNNATDKNVVVISMGAYDWYNETNSSGVPSQPNEFITNIKLLTQNSINYLVKN